The following proteins are co-located in the Verrucomicrobiota bacterium genome:
- a CDS encoding NAD(P)H-hydrate dehydratase has translation MNIHSHPVLSCSDAVDYERAFFSKSAESEDVVMFRAGRAIAEAIEDDFEEISGFPAKGKAIVLAGKGHNSGDALICANTLKDRHPDLDILVLLAFPVTDLKDNVRAPYELLRVRSKVFILTDEADIDEVLSVFADGKCIDLCIDGLFGMNLSPPLRGNPLSLIEAVNRFPAVRLRAAVDLPSGIGDESDPKAFNADFTYATGIAKLPVSDNRSINKVGRLRYLDLGFFSPKTKTDSDLRVLLPTILWQLASFRQPTTHKRTYGHLLVLAGSESMPGACIMATMAAANSGVGLLTVGTVERVAAAGVIAQPEAMWTSVPSSESGALHSGIIDQLNQKLTDYTAILAGPGLGRSAEAHKLVRHLVEKVDRPIVLDADGLFPEITQSLSKRPVEFLPIVITPHLGEWKRIGGHPFEDNGAEALKSFCRTYNCVTVLKGPRTRIANASTVYLSPFGGPVLARGGTGDLLAGMVGSLLSQDSRNPTTAAVLATVWHGRAADCLARAQGNAAVKTTRLLDYLPEALGFKH, from the coding sequence ATGAATATTCACTCCCATCCCGTTCTCTCCTGCTCGGATGCAGTGGATTATGAGCGCGCTTTTTTCTCCAAGAGTGCCGAGTCGGAAGACGTTGTCATGTTTCGAGCGGGGCGCGCAATCGCCGAAGCCATCGAAGATGACTTTGAGGAAATCAGCGGCTTCCCCGCAAAGGGAAAAGCGATCGTTCTTGCTGGGAAAGGTCATAACTCAGGGGACGCACTCATTTGCGCGAACACACTTAAGGATCGACATCCGGACTTGGACATTCTGGTCCTCCTGGCGTTTCCAGTCACTGACCTAAAAGACAACGTTCGAGCGCCCTACGAGCTCCTGAGAGTCCGTAGCAAGGTGTTCATTCTCACCGACGAGGCCGACATCGATGAAGTCCTGTCAGTATTCGCCGATGGAAAGTGCATCGATCTTTGTATCGACGGGCTATTTGGAATGAATCTCAGCCCACCTTTGCGGGGAAATCCGCTCTCACTGATTGAGGCGGTAAACCGTTTTCCGGCAGTCCGGCTGCGGGCTGCTGTTGACTTGCCATCTGGAATCGGAGACGAAAGCGATCCTAAAGCCTTTAACGCTGATTTCACCTACGCGACGGGTATCGCCAAGCTGCCAGTTTCCGACAATCGTTCGATCAACAAAGTTGGAAGGCTTCGTTATCTCGATCTCGGTTTCTTCTCTCCAAAAACCAAGACAGACTCCGATCTTCGGGTTCTTCTGCCCACGATTCTCTGGCAGCTGGCCTCGTTCCGGCAGCCCACCACTCACAAGAGAACTTACGGTCACCTGCTTGTTCTCGCCGGCTCCGAATCTATGCCGGGAGCGTGCATTATGGCCACGATGGCAGCTGCCAATTCTGGCGTAGGTTTACTCACCGTCGGCACTGTTGAACGGGTAGCGGCTGCGGGAGTCATCGCTCAACCGGAAGCCATGTGGACCTCTGTGCCGTCGTCTGAATCCGGAGCCCTCCATTCAGGCATCATCGACCAACTCAATCAGAAGCTCACTGACTACACCGCGATCCTTGCAGGTCCGGGACTCGGGCGTTCAGCTGAAGCACACAAATTGGTGAGGCACCTTGTCGAGAAAGTGGACCGTCCAATTGTGCTCGACGCAGACGGGCTCTTTCCGGAAATCACGCAATCCCTATCAAAAAGGCCGGTGGAATTCCTGCCGATAGTCATTACGCCCCACCTCGGAGAGTGGAAGCGAATCGGAGGGCACCCATTTGAAGACAATGGAGCAGAGGCACTGAAGAGTTTCTGTAGAACCTACAACTGCGTCACAGTCCTCAAGGGTCCTCGAACCCGAATAGCGAATGCATCCACAGTCTACCTCTCACCTTTTGGGGGTCCAGTCCTTGCTCGGGGCGGAACTGGAGACCTATTGGCCGGTATGGTTGGTTCCCTACTCTCTCAGGATTCCCGAAATCCAACTACGGCCGCTGTCCTCGCCACCGTATGGCATGGCCGAGCCGCTGATTGTCTTGCCCGTGCACAGGGAAACGCAGCCGTTAAAACCACTCGCCTGTTGGACTACCTTCCGGAAGCGCTCGGTTTCAAACACTAG
- a CDS encoding pyridoxine 5'-phosphate synthase, with the protein MPSENKILLGVNIDHSATLRQARYRDEEKTCGGFIEPDPVLIALRSELAGADGITVHLREDRRHIQDRDIYRLRESLSTRMNLEMACQADMLEIALDLRPEAVCLVPENRREVTTEGGLDLNRLVSEDGDFVQKLSSAGVEVSLFIDPEPNQIELAQKLSAPVVEFHTGSFARSFGSAGEESEWERLRNAAEIAHTAGITVNAGHGINYRNVDRVCQLPHLNELNIGHSILSRALLTGIEQAVRDMKSAIDRATS; encoded by the coding sequence ATGCCTTCAGAAAATAAGATTCTTCTCGGCGTTAATATCGATCATAGCGCAACTCTTCGTCAGGCCCGCTACCGAGACGAAGAAAAGACTTGTGGCGGCTTCATCGAACCCGACCCCGTTTTAATAGCCCTTCGCTCTGAACTTGCAGGTGCCGACGGGATCACCGTGCACTTGCGGGAAGATCGGCGGCATATTCAGGACCGCGATATCTATCGACTGCGCGAAAGCCTATCCACCCGGATGAATCTGGAAATGGCTTGCCAGGCCGACATGCTTGAGATCGCACTCGATCTCCGGCCGGAGGCAGTGTGCCTCGTTCCGGAAAATCGTCGCGAGGTCACTACCGAGGGAGGACTAGACCTGAACAGGCTTGTCTCTGAAGACGGTGACTTCGTCCAAAAGCTTAGCAGTGCTGGCGTAGAAGTAAGCCTCTTTATCGATCCAGAGCCCAATCAAATCGAGCTCGCACAGAAACTCAGTGCACCCGTGGTCGAGTTTCACACGGGTTCGTTCGCCCGCTCTTTTGGTTCCGCAGGCGAGGAAAGCGAGTGGGAAAGATTGCGCAATGCTGCGGAAATCGCGCACACTGCCGGGATCACAGTAAACGCCGGGCATGGAATCAATTATCGAAATGTTGATAGAGTCTGCCAGCTCCCCCATCTAAACGAATTGAACATAGGACACAGCATCCTCTCCCGAGCTCTCCTTACCGGAATCGAACAGGCTGTCCGGGATATGAAAAGCGCGATTGACCGCGCAACGAGTTGA
- the alr gene encoding alanine racemase: MSTTGHHRCWAEIDLAALERNLVSIRSKLPRGIRYVAVVKADAYGHGVHPTVSRLMQANADAFAVANVEEGARLQEIAKGWPILVLGAVLPEEEGALVQLGLTATVSSIEEVSRFSSAATRIGKDLDVHVKIDTGMGRLGVWHEEAKELFDAVSARDNLRLRGIYTHYSDATGSEEFTREQKDRFLKALESVERKDDRELLIHADNSAGTEAFDRASPFNAVRVGLLQFGVNQYSSTLLESVRTEPVFRFVTRIGLTKTLPPNTPISYGRTFTTEKATKVAILTAGYGDGIPTAASNRGKVLIQGAICPILGRVTMDQVIVDVSSLEKVEVGENAVLIGRDGNQEITVSEFSEWTDSIPWEVFCSVTKRVPRVYRTNRV, translated from the coding sequence ATGAGTACCACCGGACATCACCGATGCTGGGCAGAGATTGACCTCGCAGCTCTTGAAAGAAATTTGGTCAGTATCCGGAGCAAGCTTCCGCGGGGTATCCGATATGTAGCCGTGGTAAAAGCCGACGCCTACGGTCACGGAGTCCATCCCACGGTATCCCGTTTAATGCAGGCTAATGCGGACGCATTTGCAGTCGCAAACGTTGAGGAGGGAGCGAGATTGCAGGAAATCGCAAAGGGCTGGCCGATTCTTGTGCTCGGTGCTGTTTTACCGGAAGAAGAGGGAGCCCTTGTGCAGCTGGGGCTTACTGCAACCGTTTCTTCAATTGAAGAAGTGAGCCGCTTCTCGTCCGCTGCGACAAGAATTGGGAAAGACCTCGACGTTCACGTGAAGATTGATACCGGCATGGGCCGACTGGGAGTGTGGCATGAAGAGGCAAAAGAGTTGTTTGATGCCGTGTCCGCTCGAGACAACCTCCGATTGAGGGGAATTTATACTCACTATTCCGATGCGACCGGATCCGAGGAGTTCACGCGGGAACAGAAAGACCGTTTCCTGAAAGCGTTGGAATCCGTGGAAAGAAAAGATGACCGAGAGCTTCTTATTCATGCCGACAATAGTGCTGGCACAGAGGCTTTTGATCGGGCGAGTCCCTTCAATGCGGTCCGTGTCGGTCTTCTGCAGTTTGGGGTAAACCAGTATTCCTCAACCTTACTGGAGTCTGTTCGAACAGAACCGGTCTTTCGATTCGTTACTCGGATAGGCCTTACGAAGACACTACCCCCAAACACTCCGATTAGCTACGGCCGGACATTCACCACAGAGAAAGCCACTAAAGTTGCAATCTTAACTGCAGGCTATGGCGACGGGATACCCACGGCCGCAAGTAATCGGGGTAAAGTTCTGATTCAAGGAGCGATCTGCCCCATTCTCGGCCGGGTAACCATGGATCAAGTCATCGTGGATGTATCCTCTCTCGAGAAAGTCGAAGTTGGCGAAAATGCCGTCCTCATTGGAAGGGATGGAAATCAGGAGATCACCGTCTCTGAGTTTAGCGAATGGACCGATTCCATCCCATGGGAAGTATTCTGCAGCGTCACGAAACGAGTCCCCCGAGTCTATCGAACGAACCGGGTATAG
- the rpoN gene encoding RNA polymerase factor sigma-54, producing the protein MPDQGFQQLQKQSQSLVLAPQLRQSLKILQAPAMELRSSILEELELNPTLEELPMDGVSLDDSGESSETDSTESEMDFEKEDYELLNQLDEDWRDGLGGEGAARTPSSEEEERRKHFFDSFVGEISLQQHLLGQADLSELDTLDRKALEFLIGSLNRDGFLEEDLENIALVENLPLNKVQQMRDLLLTFDPVGIGAKDRRECLLVQLELSGKEKTLAARILREEYPLLLRRRIPELSRKFGVDTETIHRALADIGSLDPAPGRRFAEDNNRVIVADVKIFQDEEGEWKIILNNDYIPRLRISSVYKSMIAQGKLPTKEREYLRERIRSGRFLMNSIEQRQQTVERIAWQLLDLQKEFFEEGVSRLRPLTMNQVAEIIGVHETTVSRAIANKYIDTPHGIFEIKYFFTAGYETKDGNSVSNRSIKDTIQQIVDGEDSTKPLSDQVIVEILKEKGYKIARRTVAKYRDELGILPTNLRRSY; encoded by the coding sequence ATGCCGGATCAGGGATTCCAACAGCTGCAGAAACAGAGCCAATCACTGGTTCTCGCCCCGCAGTTACGCCAGTCCCTGAAAATCCTTCAAGCGCCTGCCATGGAGTTGCGATCCTCTATTCTTGAGGAGCTTGAACTCAACCCAACGCTTGAGGAACTACCGATGGACGGGGTCAGTCTCGACGATTCTGGAGAGAGCTCCGAGACCGATTCCACTGAATCTGAAATGGACTTTGAGAAAGAGGACTATGAACTCCTGAACCAACTCGACGAGGACTGGAGAGATGGACTTGGTGGAGAAGGTGCGGCGAGGACTCCTTCATCAGAGGAGGAAGAGCGAAGGAAGCACTTTTTCGATTCTTTCGTGGGCGAAATCTCTCTCCAACAACATCTCCTTGGGCAGGCAGATCTTTCCGAGTTGGATACTCTAGATCGCAAGGCCCTTGAGTTTTTGATCGGTAGCTTAAACCGTGACGGTTTCCTTGAGGAGGATTTGGAGAATATCGCTCTGGTAGAGAATCTACCGCTCAATAAGGTCCAGCAAATGCGCGATCTTCTCCTCACTTTTGATCCGGTGGGTATCGGAGCAAAAGACCGCCGCGAGTGCCTTTTGGTCCAATTAGAACTATCGGGAAAAGAGAAGACGCTCGCAGCCCGCATCCTTCGTGAGGAGTACCCTCTCCTTCTTCGCCGTAGAATTCCCGAACTATCCCGAAAATTCGGCGTGGATACGGAAACCATTCATCGAGCGCTAGCGGATATCGGGAGTCTTGATCCTGCGCCGGGAAGAAGGTTTGCCGAAGACAACAATCGGGTGATCGTTGCGGACGTGAAGATTTTCCAGGATGAGGAAGGAGAGTGGAAAATCATCCTCAACAATGACTACATCCCTCGGCTTCGGATTAGCAGCGTATACAAGAGCATGATCGCCCAGGGAAAGTTACCGACTAAGGAGCGGGAGTATCTACGGGAACGAATTCGTTCCGGTCGATTCCTGATGAATTCGATCGAGCAGCGGCAGCAAACCGTCGAGCGCATCGCCTGGCAACTTCTCGACCTACAGAAAGAATTTTTTGAGGAAGGAGTTTCCCGGCTTCGTCCTCTTACCATGAATCAGGTAGCGGAGATCATAGGCGTCCACGAAACGACCGTGAGTCGGGCGATTGCAAATAAGTATATCGACACTCCTCACGGTATTTTTGAGATCAAGTATTTCTTCACGGCCGGGTATGAAACCAAAGACGGAAACTCCGTATCCAACCGAAGCATCAAGGATACGATTCAGCAGATTGTTGACGGCGAAGATTCGACCAAACCGCTCAGTGATCAGGTCATCGTGGAAATCCTGAAAGAAAAAGGCTACAAAATCGCCCGCCGCACGGTAGCCAAATACCGGGATGAACTCGGCATTCTTCCAACCAATTTACGGCGATCCTACTAG
- the acpS gene encoding holo-ACP synthase — translation MVPPEIPKNSSVLGIGIDFIEVSRIARALERQRERFRNRVFTDEELAYCDGMKFPAPHFAARFAAKEAVSKAFGTGIGEFLGWKSAAVAKDSLGKPFIRLDSQGKELLQKKGGNDVLVSLAHTKEHATAVAVLVR, via the coding sequence ATGGTTCCTCCCGAGATTCCAAAGAACAGTTCCGTGCTCGGAATCGGGATCGACTTTATTGAGGTTTCACGGATCGCCAGAGCACTTGAAAGACAAAGAGAACGCTTCCGGAATCGAGTATTTACGGACGAAGAGCTGGCTTACTGCGACGGTATGAAATTCCCTGCGCCTCACTTTGCGGCGAGGTTTGCTGCGAAAGAAGCCGTCTCCAAGGCTTTTGGAACTGGGATCGGAGAGTTCTTGGGATGGAAGTCTGCCGCAGTCGCTAAAGATAGTCTCGGAAAACCATTCATTCGGCTGGACTCCCAAGGCAAAGAGCTTTTGCAGAAAAAGGGTGGAAACGATGTGTTGGTCAGCCTTGCCCACACCAAGGAGCATGCAACTGCCGTTGCTGTGCTGGTTCGCTGA